Proteins encoded together in one Elusimicrobiota bacterium window:
- the rplB gene encoding 50S ribosomal protein L2: MPIKTYKPYTPVRRFITTTTNSDITKDEPEKSLIEALKKSGGRNNTGKIMTLHRGGGHKRYYRIIDFKRDKTGIPAKVLDIEYDPNRSARIALLEYEDGEKRYIIQPLNLKKGDKVISGPDAEIKDGNALPLENIPIGTTIHNVELLPGCGAKLVRSAGTSAQLMAKEGKYASIRMPSGEIRLFLIRCMATIGQISNIDHENITLGKAGRSSYLGFRPVTRGTAMNQVDHPHGGGRGKSKGNNQPRSYSNVPSKGYKTRRRKMWDWVVVRQRSKE, from the coding sequence TAACTAAAGATGAACCGGAAAAAAGCCTTATTGAAGCATTGAAGAAATCCGGCGGCAGGAATAATACCGGAAAAATAATGACGCTTCATCGCGGCGGCGGGCATAAAAGGTATTATAGAATAATTGATTTTAAAAGAGATAAAACAGGGATACCGGCAAAGGTACTCGATATTGAATACGACCCGAACAGGTCAGCAAGGATTGCGCTGCTGGAATATGAAGACGGAGAAAAAAGATATATTATTCAGCCTTTAAATTTAAAAAAAGGCGATAAAGTCATATCTGGCCCGGATGCAGAAATAAAGGATGGTAACGCATTGCCTCTTGAAAATATACCCATTGGTACCACAATACACAATGTAGAACTATTGCCCGGCTGCGGAGCAAAACTGGTCAGATCCGCGGGAACATCAGCACAATTAATGGCAAAAGAAGGAAAATATGCAAGCATAAGAATGCCTTCAGGAGAAATAAGGCTTTTCTTAATTCGGTGCATGGCTACGATAGGACAAATCAGCAATATTGATCATGAAAATATAACTCTTGGCAAAGCGGGCCGGTCCTCGTATTTGGGTTTCAGGCCAGTTACCAGAGGTACAGCTATGAACCAGGTTGACCATCCGCATGGCGGCGGCCGCGGCAAATCAAAAGGTAATAACCAGCCGCGCTCGTACAGCAACGTCCCTTCAAAAGGATATAAAACCCGCAGAAGAAAAATGTGGGACTGGGTAGTAGTAAGACAAAGGAGCAAGGAATAA